A genomic region of Barnesiella viscericola DSM 18177 contains the following coding sequences:
- the sov gene encoding T9SS outer membrane translocon Sov/SprA — translation MRRRIRIGTIVALVVSGLGFYSAFAAMQAPDPQNAPSNRPAPQAGEPAQPATDSIPMRFPVAKTVPESYDEIEQKAPVDLKNPSNLKTEVEYDPETNCYVIHTRVAGVDVATPFMLSAEEYNDYTLRKTMQQYYRERNAKDFAEKNKSEFNFLDMNFSLGPLEKVFGPGGVQLTTQGSIELNMGLKYNKLDNPALPMSSRKKTYFDFDEKIQASVTAKVGDKMSFNMNYNTDATFDFDSKNLKLQYEGKEDEIIKNIEAGNVSMTTGSSLIRGSTALFGIKTTMQFGKLTATALISQQQSESKTVNASGGAQTTPFEIRADAYDENRHFFLAHFFRDNYDKFASKLPYVSSGVSINRIEVWITNKQGNYEEARNIVGFMDLAENTHIGNSHWISTTTQPNPMNNANTLYAEIKDGYPDARNINLVTQALEPLSAFGIDGGQDYVKIESARKLSSSEYTLNEQLGYISLKSKLNADEMLAVAYEYTYNGQVYQVGEFSGDVTDTDQCLFLKMLKGSTVTTSLPIWDLMMKNVYSLGAYQVQQDKFRLYIKYQSDSTGVAVNNIPEGNIANKTLLQVMNLDRLDANQTEYSDGIFDYIEGYTIQSSNGRIIFPVIEPFGSHLADQIGNAAIAEKYVYQELYDSTLTIAQQVSEKNKFIMTGEYKASSGAEISLNAMNVPRGSVVVTAGGMTLVENSDYIVDYAMGVVTILNQSIIESGTPISVSLENQSMFNMQRKTMLGLDLNYAFTKDFNIGATIMHLSEKPLTEKVSMGDEVLNNTLWGVNLSYNTSFLWLTNWLNKIPTVNATAPSTLALTAEFAQLVPHQSKTGSSQGTSYIDDFESTQTGLDLKSPYSWTLASTPYDPSSDALFPEARYSNDVRYGQNRALMSWYYIDRMFTQKNSNLIPAHLKNDLDQLSNPYVREVSVREIFPNKEINYGESTTQQTLNLSFYPQERGPYNLDADNIDEEGRLLNPEKRWGGIMRKMDYTDFESSNIEYIQFWLMDPFLDENQTNHKGGDLYFNLGEVSEDILKDGMKSFENGLPIDGDTTQIATTAWGKVSKRQSLTYAFDNTSGARGLQDVGLDGLTNDEEYGFSSYKDFLAKLETKLSPAVVEAMRQDQFSPFNDPASDNYHFYRGHDYDDAETSILDRYKHYNGTEGNSRSTEEVDDSYYQSAKSVPDVEDINQDNTLNEYERYYQYRISLCPDSLVVGKNYITDKRETTVPLRNGQEGRAVWYQFKVPLAQPQKKVGSIQDFKTIRFIRMFMTGFEVETHLRFATLELVRGEWRTYDYAVDKSTNTPAQGNLDVSVVNIEENAGQEPVNYVLPPGVTRIIDPGQSQITQLNEQAMSLKVTDLPTGEGRAVYKNSGMDMRTYKRLQMFVHAEKLIDDVTNLRDGDVSVFLRLGSDSKSNYYEYEIPLSLTEPGNYNTYNTQDQEAVWPSSNMFDFPLSVFTDLKLERNAKKRQDNSGVTYQTRYSIYDPEKTQNKVTIVGNPSLSDVRTMMIGVRNNSNATKSITIWVNEMRLTDFDQSGGWAAKANLNLGLSDIATLNVAGHVETVGFGGIDQSLTERRLDDYYQYNIATMVELGRFLPEKIKLKAPLFYSLTEQRTSPKYNPLDQDILLKDALENAGSKAERDSINQSSVERSTVESLSLSGVMFDVRSKNPMPYDPANFSLSYSYNRQSNQDPTTEYENTYDYRGSFTYSYTPFVKPFIPFKGIKSKSKHLKFLKEWEFNYLPSNIAFNTNMSRYYYEQQIRDVSGSGGMALPVSVSKSFLWDRQFSLSWNLTKSLNFSLQTMTNAHIEEPVGAVNKELFPDEYRAWKDTVMSSIKNLGTPWNYNQTFNASYTAPFSKIPALDYLTFTAKYNATYTWDRGAQISSDIELGNTVNNQGQMSLDGRFNFEQLYNKSKYLQKINRRFSSSNRSMTTKKKERKFERTIMLREDTTVTLRHNLNNKKVKVVARNDAGKRVVVRTKVIDANSVMILDRGTQRLNIVITPGKEKPNFWKEAAEYSLRGLMMVRNASVRYRKTNTTSLPLFSPNIGDIFGQSTSYGPMSPGLDFAFGFTDESYVYRAKERGWLLCDSTQISPAVIGRTEEFNIEVALEPIRGLKINLTGNRTDTRSSQMQFMYADMPTTRGGSYTKTHIALKTAFRSSSSKDGYASKAFNEFLKNREIIAARLEAQYASLGNYPNKGFISSTSLAGTPYNSANGGVNRSSADVMIPAFLAAYSGIDANKVGLSPFPSLAAILPNWRITYDGLMQIPLIKKHFKAFTLSHTYQCTYSVGSFSSYLNWVSSDGDFGFIRDELSGNPIPSSPYDISSVMITEKFAPLIGLSVTLKNNITGNIRYNDSRTLTLNSAAGQIVEATTTDFTIGAGYKIANFNTILKLRGSQTGVSNDLTINADFSFRKNQALIRRIEQNFTQATSGTRSTMIELTANYVLSKRITVGAYFDHQINTPLVSSSSYPITNSNYGISIRLSLVK, via the coding sequence GGATTGGAACGATAGTGGCATTGGTAGTGAGCGGATTAGGTTTCTATTCCGCTTTTGCTGCTATGCAGGCACCCGATCCGCAGAACGCTCCGTCCAATCGTCCGGCCCCGCAAGCCGGTGAGCCTGCCCAGCCGGCGACCGACTCCATTCCCATGCGTTTCCCGGTAGCCAAAACGGTGCCCGAGTCGTATGACGAAATCGAGCAGAAGGCTCCGGTCGACTTGAAGAACCCCTCGAACCTCAAAACCGAGGTGGAGTATGACCCCGAGACCAACTGTTACGTGATTCATACCCGGGTGGCCGGTGTCGATGTGGCTACGCCCTTCATGCTCTCGGCCGAAGAGTACAACGACTATACGCTGCGCAAGACGATGCAGCAGTATTACCGGGAGCGCAATGCCAAGGATTTTGCCGAGAAAAACAAGTCGGAGTTCAACTTCCTCGATATGAACTTCTCGCTCGGGCCCCTCGAAAAGGTCTTTGGTCCCGGTGGTGTGCAACTCACTACCCAGGGCTCCATCGAGCTGAACATGGGGTTGAAATACAACAAGCTCGACAACCCGGCCCTGCCGATGAGCTCCCGCAAGAAAACCTATTTCGACTTTGACGAAAAGATACAGGCCTCGGTCACGGCCAAGGTGGGCGACAAGATGTCGTTCAACATGAACTACAATACCGATGCCACTTTCGACTTCGACTCCAAGAACCTCAAACTGCAATACGAGGGCAAGGAGGACGAAATCATCAAGAACATCGAGGCCGGTAACGTGAGCATGACTACCGGGTCGTCGCTCATACGAGGCAGCACGGCCCTGTTTGGTATCAAGACCACCATGCAGTTCGGCAAGCTCACCGCTACGGCCCTCATCTCGCAACAGCAGTCCGAGTCGAAGACCGTCAATGCCAGCGGTGGAGCCCAAACCACACCTTTCGAGATTCGGGCCGATGCCTACGACGAGAACCGCCACTTTTTCCTGGCTCATTTCTTCCGGGACAACTACGACAAGTTTGCCTCCAAACTACCCTATGTATCGTCGGGGGTGAGCATCAACCGCATCGAGGTGTGGATTACCAACAAGCAGGGTAATTACGAAGAGGCTCGTAACATCGTGGGATTCATGGATTTGGCCGAAAATACCCACATCGGCAATTCGCACTGGATTTCGACCACGACACAGCCCAACCCCATGAATAACGCCAATACTCTCTATGCCGAGATTAAGGACGGTTATCCCGATGCCCGCAACATCAACCTGGTGACTCAGGCGCTGGAACCCCTCTCGGCCTTTGGCATCGACGGCGGTCAGGACTATGTGAAGATTGAGAGTGCCCGCAAGCTCTCCTCGTCGGAGTACACCCTGAACGAACAGCTGGGCTACATCTCGTTGAAGAGCAAGCTGAATGCCGACGAGATGCTGGCCGTGGCTTATGAATATACCTACAACGGGCAGGTCTATCAGGTGGGCGAGTTCTCGGGCGATGTGACCGATACCGACCAGTGCCTCTTTCTGAAAATGTTGAAGGGCTCGACCGTAACCACTTCGCTCCCCATCTGGGACCTGATGATGAAAAACGTCTATTCGCTCGGGGCCTATCAGGTGCAGCAAGACAAGTTCCGCCTCTACATCAAGTATCAGAGCGACTCCACCGGCGTGGCCGTCAACAACATTCCCGAGGGGAATATCGCCAACAAGACCCTCTTGCAGGTGATGAACCTCGACCGACTGGACGCCAACCAGACCGAGTATTCCGACGGTATTTTCGACTACATCGAGGGGTACACCATTCAGTCGTCGAACGGCCGCATCATCTTCCCCGTCATCGAGCCCTTCGGCAGTCACCTGGCCGATCAGATAGGCAATGCCGCCATCGCCGAGAAATATGTCTACCAGGAGCTTTACGATTCGACACTCACCATCGCCCAGCAGGTCTCCGAGAAGAACAAGTTTATCATGACCGGTGAGTACAAGGCCTCGTCGGGCGCCGAAATCAGCCTGAACGCCATGAACGTGCCCCGCGGTTCGGTGGTGGTCACGGCCGGCGGTATGACACTGGTCGAGAACTCCGACTACATTGTCGACTACGCCATGGGTGTCGTCACCATCTTGAACCAGAGCATTATCGAGTCGGGAACCCCCATCAGCGTGTCGCTCGAGAACCAGTCGATGTTCAACATGCAGCGCAAGACCATGTTGGGTCTCGACCTCAACTACGCCTTCACCAAGGATTTCAATATAGGAGCCACCATCATGCACCTCTCTGAAAAACCGCTTACCGAGAAGGTGAGCATGGGCGACGAGGTGCTCAACAACACCCTGTGGGGGGTGAACCTGTCGTACAACACCAGTTTCTTGTGGCTCACCAACTGGCTCAACAAGATTCCCACCGTCAACGCCACGGCCCCCTCGACGCTGGCCCTGACGGCCGAGTTTGCCCAACTGGTGCCGCACCAGTCCAAGACCGGCAGTTCGCAGGGAACCTCCTATATCGACGACTTTGAGTCGACCCAAACGGGCCTCGACCTCAAATCGCCCTACTCGTGGACGCTGGCTTCCACACCCTACGACCCCTCTTCCGACGCCCTCTTCCCCGAGGCCCGCTACTCCAACGACGTGCGCTATGGGCAGAACCGGGCTCTGATGTCGTGGTACTACATCGACCGCATGTTCACGCAGAAGAACTCCAACCTCATACCCGCCCACCTGAAAAACGATCTGGACCAACTTTCCAACCCCTATGTGCGCGAGGTGAGCGTGCGCGAAATCTTCCCCAACAAGGAGATTAACTACGGTGAGTCGACCACGCAGCAGACGCTCAATCTTTCGTTCTATCCGCAGGAGCGTGGCCCCTATAACCTCGATGCCGACAATATCGACGAGGAGGGGCGGTTGCTCAATCCCGAGAAACGGTGGGGTGGTATCATGCGCAAGATGGACTACACCGACTTCGAGTCGTCCAACATCGAGTATATCCAGTTCTGGCTCATGGACCCCTTCCTCGACGAAAACCAGACCAACCACAAGGGAGGTGACCTCTACTTCAACCTGGGCGAGGTGTCGGAAGATATTCTCAAAGACGGTATGAAATCGTTCGAGAACGGTCTGCCCATCGACGGCGATACGACACAGATAGCTACTACGGCGTGGGGCAAGGTCTCCAAGCGGCAGTCGCTCACCTATGCCTTCGACAACACCAGTGGTGCGCGGGGACTGCAAGATGTGGGCCTTGACGGATTGACCAACGACGAGGAGTATGGATTCTCGTCGTACAAGGATTTCCTGGCCAAGTTGGAGACGAAACTGTCGCCGGCCGTGGTCGAGGCCATGCGGCAAGACCAGTTCTCGCCCTTCAACGACCCGGCGAGCGACAACTATCATTTCTATCGCGGGCACGACTATGACGATGCTGAGACCTCGATTCTCGACCGGTACAAACACTACAACGGCACCGAGGGCAACTCGCGTTCGACCGAGGAGGTCGACGACTCCTACTACCAGTCGGCCAAGAGTGTACCCGATGTTGAGGACATCAACCAGGACAACACCCTCAACGAGTATGAACGCTATTACCAATACCGCATATCGCTCTGCCCCGACAGTCTGGTAGTGGGCAAGAACTACATCACCGACAAGCGCGAGACCACCGTCCCCCTGCGCAACGGGCAGGAGGGGCGTGCCGTGTGGTACCAGTTCAAGGTGCCTCTGGCACAACCGCAAAAAAAGGTTGGTTCGATTCAGGATTTCAAGACAATCCGCTTTATCCGCATGTTCATGACCGGCTTCGAGGTCGAGACCCATCTGCGATTTGCCACCCTCGAACTGGTGCGGGGTGAGTGGCGCACCTACGACTATGCGGTAGATAAGTCCACCAATACACCGGCGCAGGGCAATCTAGACGTCTCGGTAGTCAATATCGAGGAGAATGCCGGTCAGGAACCTGTGAACTATGTATTGCCGCCGGGAGTAACCCGTATCATCGACCCGGGACAATCGCAGATTACCCAGCTCAATGAGCAGGCCATGTCGTTGAAGGTGACCGACCTACCCACCGGTGAGGGACGTGCCGTCTATAAAAACAGCGGTATGGACATGCGCACCTACAAGCGGTTGCAGATGTTTGTCCATGCCGAGAAGCTCATCGACGATGTCACCAACCTGCGCGATGGCGACGTGTCGGTATTCCTGCGGTTGGGCTCCGACAGCAAATCCAATTACTATGAGTACGAGATACCCCTTTCGCTGACCGAGCCGGGCAATTACAACACCTACAATACACAGGACCAGGAGGCTGTGTGGCCTTCGTCCAACATGTTCGATTTCCCGCTGTCGGTCTTCACCGACTTGAAGTTGGAGCGCAATGCCAAGAAGCGGCAGGACAATTCGGGTGTGACCTATCAGACCCGCTACTCCATCTATGACCCCGAGAAGACCCAGAACAAGGTAACCATTGTGGGTAATCCCTCGTTGAGCGATGTACGCACGATGATGATTGGGGTGCGCAACAACTCCAATGCCACCAAGTCCATCACGATTTGGGTGAACGAGATGCGGCTCACCGACTTTGACCAGTCGGGTGGTTGGGCCGCCAAGGCCAATCTGAATCTGGGCCTCTCCGACATTGCCACGCTCAATGTGGCCGGCCATGTCGAGACCGTGGGTTTCGGTGGTATCGACCAGAGTCTGACCGAGCGCCGGCTCGACGACTACTACCAGTACAATATCGCCACGATGGTCGAATTGGGTCGTTTCCTGCCCGAGAAGATCAAACTCAAAGCCCCGTTGTTCTACTCGCTCACCGAGCAGCGCACCTCGCCCAAGTACAACCCGCTCGACCAGGATATTCTGCTCAAAGATGCCTTGGAGAATGCGGGCAGCAAAGCCGAGCGCGACTCGATAAACCAGTCCTCGGTTGAGCGGTCTACCGTCGAGAGCCTCAGTCTCTCGGGGGTGATGTTCGATGTACGCAGCAAGAATCCCATGCCCTACGACCCGGCCAACTTCTCGCTGAGCTACTCCTACAACCGGCAGTCCAACCAGGACCCCACGACCGAATATGAAAACACCTACGACTATCGGGGCAGCTTCACCTACTCCTATACTCCCTTTGTCAAACCCTTCATTCCCTTCAAGGGGATAAAGAGCAAGTCGAAGCATCTCAAATTCTTGAAAGAGTGGGAGTTCAACTATCTGCCCAGCAACATCGCCTTCAATACCAACATGTCGCGTTACTACTACGAGCAGCAGATACGCGACGTGAGCGGGTCGGGTGGTATGGCGCTGCCCGTGAGTGTGAGCAAGAGTTTCCTGTGGGACCGTCAGTTCTCGCTCTCGTGGAACCTCACCAAGTCGTTGAACTTCTCGCTCCAAACGATGACCAATGCCCATATCGAGGAGCCCGTGGGGGCTGTCAATAAAGAGCTCTTCCCCGACGAGTATCGGGCGTGGAAGGATACCGTGATGTCCAGCATCAAGAATCTGGGTACCCCCTGGAATTACAACCAGACCTTCAACGCTTCGTACACCGCTCCGTTCAGTAAGATACCCGCGCTCGACTACCTCACGTTTACGGCCAAGTACAACGCCACCTATACGTGGGATCGCGGTGCTCAGATTTCGAGCGACATCGAGTTGGGCAACACCGTCAACAATCAAGGGCAGATGAGCCTCGACGGCCGCTTCAACTTCGAGCAACTTTACAACAAGTCAAAATACCTGCAAAAGATAAACCGCCGTTTCTCGTCGAGCAACCGGTCAATGACTACCAAGAAGAAGGAGCGCAAGTTCGAGCGCACCATCATGTTGCGCGAGGACACCACGGTGACCTTGCGGCACAACCTCAACAACAAGAAGGTGAAGGTAGTAGCCCGTAATGATGCCGGCAAGCGGGTAGTCGTGCGCACCAAAGTCATCGATGCCAACAGCGTGATGATTCTCGACCGGGGTACCCAGCGTCTCAACATCGTGATTACGCCCGGCAAGGAGAAGCCCAACTTCTGGAAAGAGGCTGCCGAGTATTCGTTGCGCGGGTTGATGATGGTGCGCAATGCCAGTGTGCGTTACCGCAAAACCAACACCACCTCGTTGCCTCTCTTCTCGCCCAACATCGGCGACATCTTCGGGCAGTCCACCTCCTACGGACCCATGTCGCCCGGTCTCGACTTTGCCTTCGGGTTTACCGATGAGAGCTATGTTTATCGGGCCAAGGAGCGCGGCTGGCTGTTGTGCGACTCGACCCAGATCAGTCCGGCCGTAATCGGGCGCACCGAGGAGTTCAATATCGAAGTTGCTCTCGAACCCATACGCGGGTTGAAGATCAACCTCACCGGTAACCGCACCGACACGCGCAGCTCGCAGATGCAGTTCATGTATGCCGATATGCCCACGACCCGGGGCGGTAGCTACACCAAGACGCACATCGCCTTGAAGACCGCCTTCCGCAGCAGTTCGTCGAAAGACGGTTATGCTTCAAAGGCCTTTAACGAGTTCCTCAAAAACCGCGAAATCATAGCCGCCCGCCTCGAAGCGCAGTATGCCTCGTTGGGCAACTATCCCAACAAAGGCTTCATCTCGTCGACCAGTTTGGCCGGTACGCCCTACAACTCGGCCAACGGCGGGGTAAACCGCAGCTCGGCCGATGTGATGATACCCGCCTTCCTGGCAGCCTATTCGGGTATCGATGCCAACAAGGTGGGGCTGTCGCCCTTCCCCTCGCTGGCGGCAATCCTGCCCAACTGGCGCATCACCTACGACGGACTCATGCAGATACCGTTGATCAAGAAACATTTCAAGGCATTCACCCTGTCGCATACCTACCAGTGTACCTACTCGGTGGGCTCCTTCTCGTCCTATCTGAACTGGGTGAGCTCCGACGGCGATTTCGGATTCATTCGCGACGAGTTGTCGGGTAACCCCATACCCTCGTCGCCCTACGACATCTCGTCGGTGATGATTACCGAGAAGTTTGCCCCCCTTATCGGGCTTTCGGTCACGTTGAAGAACAACATCACCGGAAACATTCGCTACAACGATTCGCGCACCCTCACGCTCAACTCGGCAGCCGGGCAGATAGTCGAGGCAACCACGACCGACTTTACCATCGGGGCCGGATACAAGATCGCCAATTTCAATACGATACTTAAACTACGGGGCTCGCAAACGGGTGTCAGCAACGACCTGACTATCAATGCCGATTTCTCCTTCCGGAAGAACCAGGCTCTTATCCGCCGTATCGAGCAGAACTTTACCCAGGCCACCAGCGGCACCCGCAGCACGATGATTGAGCTCACGGCTAACTATGTGTTGAGCAAGCGCATCACCGTGGGGGCTTACTTCGACCACCAGATAAACACGCCGTTGGTATCCTCGTCGTCCTATCCTATCACCAACAGCAACTACGGTATCTCCATACGGTTGTCGCTGGTGAAATAA